The DNA segment CGATCGACGTCGTTGCACCCTGGACAGGCTCATCCGGCGGACTGTACCAGTTCAGCTTATCGCGTAACTTGACGACCTCACCGACGATCAGGAGTGTAGGCGGCGACGGCGGATCGGCTTCGACGAGTTCGCGAATCGTCGCCAGCGTCCCCGTGTAAACGCGTTGCAGATGTGTCGTGCCCTGCTGGACAAGGGCGATGGGCATCTCGGAGGGGACGCCGTGCGCCATCAGCCGTTCGACGATGACCGGCAGTCCCACCAGTCCCATGTAGAAGACGATGGTCTGATGCGGTTGGGCGAGCGCCGGCCAATTGAGATCGATCGAGCCGTCTTTCAAATGACCAGTAACGAAAGTAACAGACTGCGCATAATCACGATGCGTCAGCGGAATACCGGCATAAGCGGCACAGCCCGAGGCTGCCGTAATACCAGGAATAACCTGGAAGGGCACGCCTTCGGCGGCCAGCGTATCGATTTCCTCACCGCCACGACCGAAAATAAAGGGATCGCCACCCTTCAGCCGAAGAACCCGATGCCCGTCCTTAGCCAAGTCGGCGAGCAGGCGGTTGATCTCTTCTTGGCGCATGGCGTGATGATTGCGCTCTTTTCCAACATAGATACGCCGCGCATCACGTCGCGTCATATTGAGAATGGGTGCAGCGACCAGCCGGTCATAAACGACGACGTCGGCCTGCTGCATCAAACGCAGCGCACGGAAGCTGATGAGATCGGGATCACCGGGACCGGCACCGACGAGGTAGACCTCGCCCATGTCACGCTCAAGTGCGTCTGGGGCAAGCTCGCTCTCGATCACGGCTTCGGCCTCCTCGAACTGGCCGGCCAGGATGCGCTCGGCAACAGCTCCTTGCAGCACTCGATCCCAGAAGCGGCGTCGATCTCGTTGTTCGCTGAACCGTGCTTTAACACGCTCACGATAACGCCCGCTCAGTTCTGCCAGCCGCCCATATCCGGCTGGAATCAAAGCTTCGAGCCGTGTGCGCAACATGCGCGCAAGCACAGGTGATGTTTTGCCGCTCGACACCGCAATCGTCACCGGCGAGCGGTCGACGATCGAGGGCAACACAAAGGTACAGGCATCCGGGTCGTCGACCACGTTGACCGGGATGTCGGCCTCATTGGCGAGTTGCGCGATCCGGCGATTGACTGCACGGTCGTCGGTCGCGGCGATGACGAGCCGCCGACCGGCGATATCTTCAGGCACGAAGCAGCGCGCCTCGTGCCGCAACGCGCCGGATTCGACCTTGCGCGCCAGCGCGTCGCACAGATCAGGCGACACGACAGTCACGTCTGTCCCCGCGCGCAGCAGATTGGAGACCTTGCGCGCCGCCGTAGCGCCGCCACCGACCACGAGACAGGGACGGCCTTGCATATCAAGAAAGATGGGCAGTAGATCCATGGTTCTCTCAGGTCCGGGGCCGTGAGGCTCCATTGAGTTGGTCTTTAAAAATCCTTAATATACTTAAATACCTTGTTTTAGGGTAGGACGATAGTGTGGTCAACGAGATCGATTCCGAGTCTCTGAGCCGGCGGCTCACGGATACCGAAGATGTGTTGCTGGTGGACATCCGCACCCCGGCTGAGATCGCCCAGGGCATGATCCCCGACGCCCTGCTGTTGCCGATGCACCTGATCCCGATCCGGATCAGCGAGATCCCCAAGGATCGCGACGTGGTCATCTACTGCCGCAGCGGCGCACGCTCCTACCAGGCCTGCGCCTACCTGATGCAGCAGGGCTACAACCGCGTCCTCAACCTGCGCGGCGGCATCATCGCCTGGGCGCGTCACGGCCTGCCGATCGTCGCCCCCGAGGACTGACCCAAGCACCCGCCCGCCGATCCGGCGGCTCCCTTGTTTTTTACGCTGGATTCGCCTATAACCGCGAATCCTTGTTTTTACTGAAATACTGAAACTTAAGTATTGACGGAGGCTCCCGATGGCTGATTTCGATCAAGAACTCGACGCAAGCGGTCTGAACTGCCCGCTGCCGATCCTGCGCGCCAAGAAGACCCTGAACGCCATGTCCAGCGGCCAGGTACTGCATGTCATCGCCACCGACCCCGGCTCGGTCAAGGACTTCGACGCCTTCGCCAAGCAGACCGGCAACGAGCTGATGGAATCCAAGGAAGAAGGCGGCAAGTTCCACTTCCTGATCAAGAAGTCCTGATCGATCCGCACGGCGCGAACCTGAAGCCCGCATCAGGTTCGAACGCCCGACCCGCACGACAGACGCTATCCCTAAAGACAACATGATCCGCGACCCTGCTCAGGCGCCGCGTGGAGGACTCGATGGAACCAAAGAAACTGGCGATCATCGCCACCAAGGGCTCGCTCGACTGGGCCTATCCGCCCTTCATCCTCGCCTCGACGGCCGCCGCCCTGGGCTATGAGGTGCAGGTCTTCTTCACCTTCTACGGGCTGCAACTCCTGAAGAAGAAGCCGAACCTGGAAGTCACCCCACTGGGCAACCCCGGCATGCCCATGCCTATGGGCATGGACAAGTGGTTCCCGGTGCTGGGTCTGGCGCTGCCCGGTATGCAGGGCATGATGACCGCCATGATGAAGCGGAAGATGAAGAGCAAGGGCGTGGCCGGCATCGAGGAACTGCGCGAGCTCTGTCTGGAGGCCGAGGTCAAGATGATCGCCTGTCAGATGACCGTCGACCTCTTCGACATGCCGAAAGACGAGTTCATCGACGGCATCGAGTACGCCGGCGCGGCGGCCTTCTTCGAGTTCGCCGGCGAGAGCGACATCTGTCTCTATATCTGATCGCGCTGAACCGCACGTCCGGAGCGACCCCGGTCGCTCCGGTCCACTGATCGAAGTCCTCCTGCCCGACATGCCCAACGACACTCGCACCGGCGCCGCCATCCTGCTCGACGTCCTCAACGATCTCGGGGTCGAGACCATTTTCGGACACACCGGCGGGGCGGTCATCCCGATCCATGTCGAGATCAACAAGCGTCTGCGCGCCGGTACGCCCGTGCCGCGCTTCGTGCTCTGTCGGCAGGAAGGCGGCGCCGGACATGCCGCCGAGGGCTATGCACGCGCCGGCGGCCGAGTCGGGGTGGC comes from the Allochromatium tepidum genome and includes:
- the cysG gene encoding siroheme synthase CysG, producing MDLLPIFLDMQGRPCLVVGGGATAARKVSNLLRAGTDVTVVSPDLCDALARKVESGALRHEARCFVPEDIAGRRLVIAATDDRAVNRRIAQLANEADIPVNVVDDPDACTFVLPSIVDRSPVTIAVSSGKTSPVLARMLRTRLEALIPAGYGRLAELSGRYRERVKARFSEQRDRRRFWDRVLQGAVAERILAGQFEEAEAVIESELAPDALERDMGEVYLVGAGPGDPDLISFRALRLMQQADVVVYDRLVAAPILNMTRRDARRIYVGKERNHHAMRQEEINRLLADLAKDGHRVLRLKGGDPFIFGRGGEEIDTLAAEGVPFQVIPGITAASGCAAYAGIPLTHRDYAQSVTFVTGHLKDGSIDLNWPALAQPHQTIVFYMGLVGLPVIVERLMAHGVPSEMPIALVQQGTTHLQRVYTGTLATIRELVEADPPSPPTLLIVGEVVKLRDKLNWYSPPDEPVQGATTSIV
- a CDS encoding sulfurtransferase TusA family protein, with amino-acid sequence MADFDQELDASGLNCPLPILRAKKTLNAMSSGQVLHVIATDPGSVKDFDAFAKQTGNELMESKEEGGKFHFLIKKS
- the dsrE2 gene encoding sulfur carrier protein DsrE2; the encoded protein is MEPKKLAIIATKGSLDWAYPPFILASTAAALGYEVQVFFTFYGLQLLKKKPNLEVTPLGNPGMPMPMGMDKWFPVLGLALPGMQGMMTAMMKRKMKSKGVAGIEELRELCLEAEVKMIACQMTVDLFDMPKDEFIDGIEYAGAAAFFEFAGESDICLYI
- a CDS encoding rhd_2599 family sulfurtransferase, translating into MVNEIDSESLSRRLTDTEDVLLVDIRTPAEIAQGMIPDALLLPMHLIPIRISEIPKDRDVVIYCRSGARSYQACAYLMQQGYNRVLNLRGGIIAWARHGLPIVAPED